Proteins encoded within one genomic window of Flavobacterium oreochromis:
- a CDS encoding DUF7619 domain-containing protein, which translates to MLFNHANNHNYVFFKIKIKLNLVAGNSFSKNANIYFDYNFSITTNTATMTIAALKNKILNSIVILDCIQIL; encoded by the coding sequence TTGCTGTTTAATCATGCCAATAATCATAACTATGTGTTTTTCAAAATCAAAATAAAGTTGAATTTAGTTGCTGGTAATAGCTTTAGTAAAAACGCAAATATCTATTTTGATTATAATTTTTCTATTACAACTAATACGGCTACCATGACTATAGCTGCTTTAAAAAATAAGATTTTGAATTCAATAGTTATTTTAGATTGTATCCAAATCCTGTAG
- a CDS encoding T9SS type A sorting domain-containing protein: protein MKWIQFRYNALEQLVFVIPSAQNMNTIDVSSLTSGNYFIKIKSDKGTSNTKFLKQ, encoded by the coding sequence TTGAAGTGGATTCAATTCAGATATAATGCTTTGGAACAACTGGTTTTTGTAATTCCAAGTGCTCAAAATATGAATACAATTGATGTATCAAGTTTAACTTCAGGGAATTATTTTATAAAAATAAAATCTGATAAAGGAACCTCAAATACAAAGTTTCTCAAACAATAA
- the pyrR gene encoding bifunctional pyr operon transcriptional regulator/uracil phosphoribosyltransferase PyrR gives MSHKTLLTSTEVNIILHRLACQLIENHLDFSETVLIGIQPRGVYLAKRLLQILEQEYEVPSVQIGYLDITFFRDDFRRGETLEANKTQIDFLVEGKKVIFIDDVLYTGRSINAALQALQSFGRPSEVELLVLIDRRFSRHLPIQPDYRGRQVDAINYEKVVVKWKEIHGEDAVELITK, from the coding sequence ATGAGTCATAAAACGCTGCTTACTTCTACAGAAGTAAATATTATACTCCATCGTTTGGCTTGTCAGCTTATTGAAAATCACTTAGATTTTTCAGAAACAGTCTTAATTGGGATTCAACCTCGCGGTGTCTATTTAGCGAAGCGATTATTGCAAATCTTAGAACAAGAATATGAGGTTCCCTCCGTACAAATTGGTTATTTAGATATTACTTTCTTTAGAGATGATTTTAGACGTGGTGAAACCCTAGAAGCTAATAAAACACAAATAGATTTCTTAGTCGAAGGGAAGAAAGTAATCTTTATAGATGATGTATTGTATACAGGTCGAAGTATTAATGCTGCTTTGCAAGCCTTACAATCTTTTGGTAGACCAAGTGAAGTAGAATTATTGGTATTAATTGATAGACGATTTAGTCGTCATTTGCCTATACAGCCTGATTATAGAGGAAGGCAAGTAGATGCTATCAATTATGAAAAAGTAGTGGTAAAATGGAAAGAAATCCATGGTGAGGATGCAGTAGAATTAATAACAAAGTAA
- a CDS encoding aspartate carbamoyltransferase catalytic subunit gives MKELSVNHLLGIKYITEEDIQLIFETADHFKEVINRPIKKVPSLRDITIANIFFENSTRTKLSFELAQKRLSADIVNFAASSSSVTKGETLIDTVNNILSMKVDMVVMRHSSPGAAVFLSKNVKASIVNAGDGAHEHPTQALLDAYTIREKLGDVAGKKVVIVGDILHSRVALSNIYSLQKLGAQVKVCGPNTLIPRYIRELGVEVEPNLRKALEWCDVANMLRVQNERLDVSYFPSTREYTMQYGLDKDLLNSLNKEIVVMHPGPINRGVEITSDVADSKQSVILDQVENGVAVRMAVIYLLASKIK, from the coding sequence ATGAAAGAATTAAGCGTAAATCACTTATTAGGGATTAAATATATAACTGAAGAAGATATTCAGTTAATTTTTGAAACCGCTGATCATTTTAAAGAAGTAATTAATCGTCCAATTAAAAAAGTACCTTCTTTACGTGATATCACCATTGCTAATATCTTCTTTGAAAATAGTACACGTACAAAACTATCATTTGAGCTAGCTCAAAAAAGGTTATCCGCTGATATTGTAAATTTTGCAGCCTCTAGTTCTTCTGTTACAAAAGGAGAAACTCTTATTGATACAGTGAATAATATACTTTCTATGAAAGTAGATATGGTCGTTATGCGTCATTCATCACCAGGTGCTGCTGTTTTTCTTTCAAAAAATGTAAAAGCAAGTATTGTAAATGCAGGAGATGGAGCACATGAGCATCCTACACAAGCATTGTTAGATGCTTATACTATTCGTGAAAAATTAGGTGACGTAGCTGGAAAAAAAGTGGTAATTGTAGGAGATATTTTGCATTCAAGGGTAGCCTTATCTAATATTTATTCATTACAAAAATTAGGTGCTCAAGTTAAAGTTTGTGGTCCTAATACTTTAATTCCGCGCTATATTAGAGAGTTAGGGGTAGAAGTAGAGCCTAATTTAAGAAAAGCACTTGAATGGTGCGATGTAGCCAATATGTTACGTGTTCAAAATGAACGTTTAGATGTAAGTTATTTCCCTTCTACACGTGAGTATACCATGCAATATGGATTAGATAAAGATTTATTAAATTCTTTAAATAAAGAAATAGTTGTAATGCATCCTGGTCCTATTAATCGTGGGGTGGAAATTACCAGCGATGTAGCTGATTCTAAACAATCTGTTATTTTAGATCAAGTAGAAAATGGAGTGGCAGTTCGCATGGCAGTAATTTATTTATTAGCTTCAAAAATTAAATAA
- a CDS encoding ribonuclease Z: MKVDQRGHTTIIKDTEGSSDVFLQKLISQYNTFKDVNLIIDITHDDSVNLEAINSFIELSDKHKALKKSFVLVAEGIDFNEVPDSILVVPTLLEAHDIIEMEEIERDLGF, translated from the coding sequence ATGAAAGTTGATCAAAGAGGACATACTACCATTATAAAAGATACAGAAGGTAGTTCTGATGTTTTTTTACAAAAACTAATCAGTCAGTATAATACATTTAAGGATGTTAATTTAATTATAGATATTACACACGATGATTCAGTTAATTTAGAAGCAATTAATTCTTTTATAGAATTATCAGATAAACATAAAGCTTTAAAGAAGTCTTTTGTATTAGTGGCAGAAGGAATTGATTTTAATGAGGTTCCTGATTCTATATTAGTAGTTCCTACTTTATTAGAAGCACACGATATAATAGAAATGGAAGAAATAGAACGAGATTTAGGTTTTTAA
- a CDS encoding helix-turn-helix domain-containing protein, giving the protein MSRQYLNKIFTKQVKKSPTEFRKIHRFRISLVNQIREGNFTKLSYESQFYDQSHFVRDFKDLTSFKPTDFLKCRYKQRKYMVSFLT; this is encoded by the coding sequence GTGTCAAGACAGTATTTGAATAAAATATTTACAAAACAAGTAAAGAAATCACCTACAGAATTTAGAAAAATTCATCGCTTTAGGATATCATTAGTAAATCAAATAAGAGAAGGAAATTTTACTAAACTTTCTTATGAATCACAATTTTATGATCAGTCACACTTTGTTAGAGATTTTAAAGATTTAACGAGTTTTAAACCTACTGATTTTTTAAAATGTAGATACAAACAAAGAAAATATATGGTTAGTTTTTTAACTTAG
- a CDS encoding DNA primase produces the protein MKRVIVDYSKLTSEILNLLVEKFPEGYDDSDIIRFKNAKNETIEAVEVKTEDTIYLVKVSTKLADRIVNFDDDDDIDGDDTLDALKDLEIDSDAASDEEKEDQSEDEDEDQEDEDEDQDEDEDQD, from the coding sequence ATGAAAAGAGTTATTGTAGATTATTCAAAGCTTACGAGTGAAATTTTAAACCTTTTAGTAGAGAAATTCCCTGAAGGTTATGATGATTCTGACATCATTCGTTTTAAAAATGCTAAAAATGAAACAATTGAAGCTGTTGAAGTTAAGACTGAAGACACTATTTATTTAGTAAAAGTAAGTACTAAATTAGCAGATCGAATTGTGAACTTTGACGACGATGACGATATCGATGGTGATGATACACTAGACGCATTAAAAGATTTAGAAATTGATTCTGACGCTGCATCAGATGAAGAAAAAGAGGATCAATCTGAAGATGAAGACGAAGATCAAGAAGATGAGGATGAAGATCAAGATGAGGATGAAGACCAAGATTAA
- a CDS encoding deoxyhypusine synthase family protein: MNKGPISQFIEKHYLHFNAAALVDAAKGYEEHLLDNGKMMITLAGAMSTAELGKSLAEMIRQDKVHIISCTGANLEEDIMNLVAHNSYKRVPNYRDLSPQEEWDLLENHYNRVTDTCIPEEEAFRRLQSHLYDIWNKADKSGERYFPHEFMYQMINSGVLEQYYEIDPKDSWMVAAAEKNLPIVVPGWEDSTMGNIFASYCIKGEFQATTMKSGVEYMMWLADWYTKNCEGKGIGFFQIGGGIAGDFPICVVPMLYQDMEMHDVPFWSYFCQISDSTTSYGSYSGAVPNEKITWGKLDITTPKFIVESDATIVAPLIFAYVLGQ; the protein is encoded by the coding sequence ATGAATAAAGGACCTATTAGTCAATTTATTGAAAAACATTATCTTCATTTTAATGCAGCTGCTTTAGTAGATGCAGCTAAAGGATATGAAGAACATTTGTTAGACAATGGTAAAATGATGATTACCTTAGCAGGTGCTATGAGTACTGCCGAATTAGGAAAATCATTAGCTGAAATGATTCGTCAAGACAAAGTACATATCATTTCATGCACTGGTGCTAACTTAGAAGAAGATATTATGAACCTTGTAGCTCATAATTCATACAAAAGAGTTCCTAACTATCGTGATTTATCACCACAAGAAGAATGGGACTTGTTAGAAAATCATTACAATCGTGTAACAGATACTTGTATTCCTGAAGAGGAAGCTTTCCGTCGTTTACAATCACATTTATATGATATTTGGAATAAAGCTGATAAATCAGGTGAAAGATATTTCCCTCATGAGTTCATGTACCAAATGATTAATTCTGGTGTCTTAGAACAATATTACGAAATTGACCCTAAAGATTCTTGGATGGTTGCTGCTGCTGAAAAAAACCTACCAATAGTAGTACCTGGATGGGAAGATAGTACAATGGGTAATATTTTTGCTTCTTACTGCATTAAAGGTGAATTTCAAGCAACCACTATGAAAAGCGGTGTAGAATATATGATGTGGTTAGCTGATTGGTACACTAAAAACTGTGAAGGAAAAGGAATAGGATTTTTCCAAATTGGTGGTGGTATTGCAGGTGACTTCCCTATTTGTGTTGTTCCTATGTTATATCAAGATATGGAAATGCACGATGTTCCTTTCTGGAGTTATTTCTGCCAAATTTCAGACTCAACCACTAGTTACGGATCATATTCTGGTGCTGTTCCAAATGAAAAAATCACTTGGGGCAAATTAGACATTACAACTCCAAAATTCATCGTTGAATCTGACGCAACTATTGTTGCTCCATTAATTTTCGCATACGTTTTAGGCCAATAA
- a CDS encoding arginine decarboxylase — MNTKYFDLINQTFYFPQEEFTLNKDHLQFHGIDLMKLVEQYGTPLKFTYLPKISQNINKAKMWFRNAMEKHGYEAKYYYCYCTKSSHFEFILNEALKNNIHIETSSAFDINIVEKLMEDGRINKNTFVVCNGFKRGQYVSNIARLINNGHKNTVPVIDNFEELDLLQEEIDGKFKIGIRIAAEEEPKFEFYTSRLGIGYKDIVPFYRKNIQDNKKVELKMLHFFINAGIRDTAYYWNELLKCMKVYINLKKECPTLDSLNIGGGFPIKNSLAFEYDYQYMVDEILNQIKIACDEAEVPVPHIFTEFGSFTVGEAGGAIYQVLYQKKQNDRENWNMIDSSFITTLPDTWAINKRFVMLAVNRWNDTYERVLLGGLTCDGDDYYNSEQHMNAIYLPKYNKEKPLYIGFFNTGAYQETIGGHGGLHHCILPQPKHILIDKDKNGIFATEVFSEEQKAEEILEILGYNKK, encoded by the coding sequence ATGAATACAAAATATTTCGACTTAATCAATCAAACATTTTATTTTCCTCAAGAAGAGTTCACCTTAAATAAAGACCATCTACAATTTCATGGTATTGATCTAATGAAATTAGTAGAGCAATACGGAACTCCTCTTAAGTTTACATATTTACCTAAAATTTCTCAAAATATTAATAAAGCTAAAATGTGGTTTCGTAATGCCATGGAAAAACATGGTTATGAGGCAAAATATTATTATTGCTATTGTACTAAAAGTTCCCATTTTGAATTTATCTTAAATGAAGCTTTAAAAAACAATATACATATTGAAACTTCTTCTGCCTTTGACATTAATATTGTTGAAAAATTAATGGAAGATGGAAGAATCAACAAAAATACTTTTGTTGTATGTAATGGATTTAAACGCGGGCAATATGTCAGTAATATTGCTCGGTTAATTAACAACGGACATAAAAATACAGTACCGGTTATTGATAATTTTGAAGAATTAGATTTATTACAAGAAGAAATTGACGGTAAATTCAAAATCGGAATTCGTATAGCAGCAGAAGAAGAACCTAAGTTTGAATTTTATACTTCTCGCTTAGGAATAGGTTATAAAGATATTGTGCCTTTCTACAGAAAAAATATTCAGGATAACAAAAAAGTTGAACTAAAAATGCTTCACTTTTTCATTAATGCCGGAATACGTGATACAGCTTATTATTGGAATGAGTTATTAAAATGTATGAAGGTTTATATCAACCTTAAAAAAGAATGCCCAACTTTAGATAGTTTAAATATAGGTGGAGGGTTTCCTATTAAAAATTCATTAGCTTTTGAATATGACTATCAATACATGGTAGATGAAATCTTAAACCAAATTAAAATCGCTTGTGATGAAGCAGAAGTTCCTGTTCCTCATATCTTTACTGAATTTGGTTCTTTTACAGTTGGAGAAGCAGGAGGAGCTATTTATCAAGTATTGTATCAGAAAAAACAAAATGACAGAGAAAATTGGAACATGATAGATTCTTCCTTTATCACAACACTCCCTGATACATGGGCAATTAACAAACGTTTTGTTATGTTAGCAGTAAATCGTTGGAATGATACTTACGAACGTGTGCTACTAGGAGGTTTAACATGTGATGGTGATGATTATTACAATTCTGAACAACACATGAACGCTATCTATCTTCCTAAATACAACAAAGAAAAACCGCTTTACATCGGTTTCTTTAACACAGGTGCATATCAAGAAACAATAGGAGGACACGGAGGTTTACATCATTGTATCTTACCACAACCTAAACACATCTTGATTGATAAAGATAAAAATGGCATTTTTGCAACAGAGGTTTTTTCAGAAGAACAAAAAGCAGAAGAAATTTTAGAGATATTAGGTTACAATAAAAAATAA
- the aroB gene encoding 3-dehydroquinate synthase, with amino-acid sequence MQAFSSVHFVNDNYLGLNQFLKENQFSKIFILVDENTNEYCLPHFLSYLETELPLEIIELEAGEENKTIETCVNVWEALTELGADRKSLIINVGGGVITDMGGFIASTFKRGLSFINIPTTLLAMVDASIGGKNGVDLGGLKNQIGTITQPEMVLINTQFLQSLSQRELRSGLAEMLKHGLIGNKNHWNRFKDLTNINFQEFDFLIEESIAVKAKIVKEDPREIGIRKALNFGHTLGHAIETYFLEHPNKERLLHGEAIACGIILESFLSVKKDLLSLNEYLEIKNLILNLYDSINFNDNEINFIMNLLIHDKKNEFGKIQFTLLNSIGQCIINQTVTDFDILAAFDDYKN; translated from the coding sequence ATGCAGGCTTTTTCTTCAGTACATTTCGTAAATGACAATTATTTAGGATTAAATCAATTTCTAAAAGAAAATCAATTTTCTAAAATTTTCATCTTAGTAGATGAAAATACAAATGAATATTGCTTACCTCATTTTTTATCTTATTTGGAAACAGAACTTCCCTTAGAAATAATAGAATTAGAAGCTGGAGAAGAAAACAAAACAATTGAAACTTGCGTAAACGTTTGGGAAGCTTTAACAGAACTAGGAGCTGATAGAAAAAGTTTAATTATCAATGTAGGAGGTGGTGTAATTACAGATATGGGAGGATTTATAGCCTCAACTTTTAAACGAGGTCTTTCTTTTATAAATATCCCTACTACTTTATTAGCTATGGTAGATGCTTCTATTGGGGGAAAAAACGGCGTTGATTTAGGTGGTTTAAAAAACCAAATTGGAACTATTACCCAACCTGAAATGGTACTTATTAACACACAATTCCTTCAATCATTATCTCAAAGAGAACTCCGTTCTGGTCTAGCCGAAATGCTGAAACACGGACTTATTGGAAATAAAAATCATTGGAATCGTTTCAAAGATCTTACAAATATTAATTTTCAAGAATTTGATTTTTTAATTGAAGAATCTATAGCAGTGAAAGCAAAAATTGTTAAAGAAGATCCTAGAGAAATAGGAATCAGAAAAGCACTAAATTTTGGTCATACGTTAGGTCATGCAATTGAAACTTACTTTTTAGAACACCCCAACAAGGAACGACTACTTCATGGTGAAGCCATTGCTTGTGGCATAATTTTAGAGAGTTTTTTATCAGTAAAAAAAGATCTTTTATCATTGAATGAATATCTTGAAATAAAAAATTTAATACTAAATCTATATGATTCTATTAATTTTAACGATAATGAAATCAATTTTATTATGAATTTATTAATTCACGACAAAAAAAATGAGTTTGGAAAAATACAATTTACCCTTCTAAACTCAATTGGTCAGTGTATAATAAATCAAACAGTAACAGACTTTGATATCCTAGCTGCTTTTGATGATTATAAAAATTGA
- a CDS encoding ribonuclease Z encodes MNLTILGCYAATPRTFTNPTSQVLEISNRLFLIDCGEGTQTQLRKNKIRFTAINQIFISHLHGDHFYGLIGLISTFTLLNRHNPLTIYGPVGIKEVIKLQLRLANSWPQYELNFVELKSKKSEVIYEDKKIVVRTIPLKHRVYTNGFLFTEKTKERKLNVDKVQEYQIESCYFQNIKNGRDITLDDGRVIPNHVLSFDPPKSESYAFCSDTQYDESIVPIIKGVQVLYHESTFLNAEEHVAEKTMHSTAEQAAKIAHQANVGKLILGHYSTRYESIKLFKKEAESIFKNVLLGDDGANFKF; translated from the coding sequence ATGAATTTAACTATTTTAGGCTGTTATGCTGCTACACCTAGGACATTCACAAACCCTACATCACAGGTTTTAGAAATTAGTAATCGATTATTTTTAATTGACTGTGGTGAAGGAACACAAACGCAATTACGAAAAAATAAAATCCGTTTTACAGCTATTAATCAAATTTTTATTTCTCATTTACATGGAGATCATTTTTACGGGTTAATTGGTTTGATTTCTACCTTTACCTTATTAAACAGGCATAACCCGCTGACTATTTATGGACCAGTGGGGATTAAGGAAGTTATTAAGTTACAACTTCGTTTAGCAAATTCATGGCCTCAATATGAATTAAATTTTGTAGAGCTTAAATCAAAAAAATCGGAAGTTATTTATGAAGATAAAAAAATAGTAGTACGAACAATTCCTTTAAAACATAGGGTGTATACAAATGGTTTTTTATTTACAGAAAAAACCAAAGAACGTAAACTCAATGTAGATAAAGTACAGGAATACCAAATAGAGAGTTGTTATTTTCAAAATATTAAAAACGGACGTGATATTACTTTAGATGATGGAAGGGTAATTCCAAATCATGTTTTAAGTTTTGATCCACCTAAATCAGAAAGTTATGCTTTTTGTTCTGATACCCAGTATGACGAAAGTATTGTTCCTATTATAAAAGGAGTACAAGTGCTTTATCATGAATCTACATTCTTAAATGCAGAGGAACATGTAGCAGAAAAAACAATGCATTCAACCGCTGAGCAAGCTGCTAAAATTGCTCACCAAGCTAATGTAGGTAAATTAATTTTGGGGCATTATTCAACCCGTTATGAATCTATAAAGCTCTTTAAAAAAGAAGCTGAATCTATATTTAAAAATGTTTTATTAGGGGATGATGGTGCTAATTTTAAATTCTAA